The Tistrella mobilis genome window below encodes:
- a CDS encoding LpxI family protein: MTGGATLGVIAGAGRLPELVVQAARDAGRPVFVVVLEGAGDPVRFADVPHAQIRIGAAGRIIAALKAAGVRDLVMAGGVKRPSFATVMPDARGARLLARVATRIGQGDDALLKAVVADLESEGFRVVGADEIAGGLDAPPGVWGRHVPDDQARVDICRGLEVVQVLGGLDIGQAVVVQQGIVLGVEAIEGTEALISRCGALARPGPRPVLVKTAKPGQERRVDLPTIGADTIDQLRKAGFAGLALGAGRVLVLDRPAIIAAADAAGLFVTGEMS; the protein is encoded by the coding sequence GTGACCGGCGGGGCTACGCTCGGCGTCATCGCCGGTGCCGGGCGCCTGCCGGAACTCGTGGTACAGGCTGCCCGTGACGCCGGCCGGCCTGTGTTTGTGGTTGTGCTGGAAGGTGCCGGAGATCCGGTGCGCTTTGCAGATGTTCCGCATGCGCAGATCCGGATTGGCGCAGCAGGACGGATCATTGCAGCGCTCAAGGCGGCCGGTGTGCGCGATCTGGTGATGGCCGGCGGGGTGAAGCGGCCGTCTTTTGCGACCGTGATGCCCGATGCGCGGGGAGCCAGACTGCTTGCCCGGGTGGCGACACGGATCGGGCAGGGAGACGATGCCCTGTTGAAAGCCGTGGTGGCCGATCTGGAATCCGAAGGCTTCCGTGTGGTCGGCGCGGATGAAATAGCCGGCGGGCTCGACGCACCACCCGGCGTCTGGGGCCGGCATGTGCCGGATGATCAGGCGCGGGTGGATATCTGCCGCGGCCTGGAAGTCGTGCAGGTTCTGGGCGGGCTCGATATCGGTCAGGCGGTCGTGGTTCAGCAGGGGATCGTGCTCGGCGTCGAGGCCATTGAAGGGACCGAAGCCCTGATCTCGCGCTGCGGCGCCCTGGCGCGTCCGGGCCCGCGACCGGTTCTGGTGAAGACCGCCAAGCCAGGGCAGGAGCGCCGGGTCGATTTGCCCACCATCGGCGCCGACACCATCGATCAGCTCCGGAAGGCCGGTTTTGCCGGTCTGGCGCTTGGGGCAGGGCGGGTTCTGGTGCTCGACCGCCCGGCGATCATTGCGGCTGCGGATGCCGCAGGCCTGTTCGTCACGGGGGAAATGTCGTGA
- the moaC gene encoding cyclic pyranopterin monophosphate synthase MoaC gives MTSGLTHFDESGAAVMVDVSAKEITERVAVAEARVRMAPETLDVVKRGDAKKGDVIAIARLAGIMGAKRTADLIPLCHPLPLQSVTLDLEADDALPGLVIRATAKVTARTGVEMEALTAASVASLTVYDMLKAIDRGMTIENVRLIEKRGGRSGHWQAPADGDR, from the coding sequence ATGACATCCGGCCTCACCCATTTTGACGAGAGCGGCGCCGCAGTCATGGTCGACGTATCGGCCAAGGAAATCACCGAGCGTGTGGCCGTGGCCGAAGCGCGGGTCCGCATGGCGCCCGAGACACTGGACGTGGTGAAGCGCGGCGATGCAAAAAAGGGGGACGTGATCGCGATCGCCCGCCTCGCCGGCATCATGGGCGCCAAGCGCACCGCCGACCTCATTCCACTCTGCCATCCGCTGCCGCTGCAGTCGGTGACGCTTGATCTCGAAGCCGATGACGCGCTGCCCGGCCTGGTCATCCGGGCCACCGCCAAGGTCACGGCACGCACGGGGGTCGAAATGGAGGCGTTGACCGCCGCCAGTGTCGCAAGCCTTACGGTCTACGATATGCTCAAGGCGATCGATCGGGGCATGACCATCGAGAATGTCCGTCTGATCGAAAAACGCGGCGGCCGGTCCGGGCATTGGCAGGCGCCCGCCGACGGCGACCGCTGA
- the lpxB gene encoding lipid-A-disaccharide synthase, with the protein MTTTQGPLIALVAGEASGDLIGARLIRALRELTGGRVRLMGVGGEAMAAEGLESLFPMEELSLFGLLEVLPHVRSLRRRLNQTAEAIAAARPDVVVTIDSPGFNRRLATRLKPLGLTLVHYVAPTVWAWRPKRAEKFAAIFDHLLALLPFEPPWFTRVGLPCTFVGHPAVEDAVDVGDGPGFRAAHGIADDDLIVLALPGSRKGEISRLAPPMGEAMARLSQQHPRLRVVVPAIRAEADRVRAIVAAWALPQPAVVVATAAERRDAFAAGDLALAASGTVTLELARQSVPMVVVYRINPLTFRIARQLVTVRHVSLVNLVMAREIIPELIQDDATSDAMVRTLTPLIESAGARDAQRADLAEALSRLRGPADDPARPSARAARVVLDLAARRLGRG; encoded by the coding sequence GTGACCACCACCCAAGGGCCGCTGATCGCCCTCGTTGCCGGAGAAGCATCGGGTGATCTGATCGGCGCCCGGCTGATCCGGGCGCTCCGTGAACTGACCGGCGGCCGGGTGCGGCTGATGGGCGTGGGCGGCGAGGCCATGGCGGCAGAGGGCTTAGAGAGCCTCTTCCCGATGGAAGAACTCAGCCTGTTCGGTCTGCTGGAAGTGCTGCCGCATGTCCGGTCATTGCGACGACGTCTGAACCAGACGGCGGAAGCCATTGCAGCAGCACGACCTGATGTCGTGGTGACGATCGATAGCCCTGGTTTCAACCGCCGGCTGGCGACACGCCTGAAGCCGCTGGGGCTGACGCTGGTCCATTACGTGGCGCCCACCGTCTGGGCCTGGCGCCCGAAGCGGGCAGAAAAGTTTGCGGCCATCTTCGATCACCTGCTGGCCCTGCTGCCTTTCGAACCACCCTGGTTCACGCGGGTCGGCTTGCCCTGCACCTTTGTCGGCCATCCTGCGGTCGAGGATGCCGTCGATGTTGGTGACGGCCCCGGTTTCCGGGCCGCGCATGGCATAGCGGACGACGATCTGATCGTGCTGGCGCTGCCGGGCAGCCGCAAGGGTGAAATCTCTCGCCTGGCGCCGCCGATGGGGGAAGCCATGGCGCGCCTGTCGCAGCAGCATCCGCGCCTGCGTGTGGTGGTGCCGGCGATCCGTGCCGAAGCGGATCGTGTTCGCGCCATTGTCGCAGCTTGGGCATTGCCGCAGCCGGCCGTGGTGGTGGCGACTGCGGCCGAGCGCCGTGATGCCTTTGCGGCCGGTGATCTGGCGCTCGCAGCGTCAGGTACGGTCACCCTGGAGCTTGCCCGGCAGTCGGTGCCCATGGTCGTGGTCTATCGCATCAACCCGCTGACCTTCAGGATCGCCCGGCAGCTGGTGACCGTGCGCCATGTCAGCCTGGTCAATCTGGTGATGGCGCGTGAAATCATCCCCGAACTGATCCAGGACGATGCGACGTCGGATGCGATGGTTCGAACCCTGACCCCGTTGATTGAGAGTGCCGGTGCACGCGATGCCCAGCGTGCCGATCTCGCCGAAGCGTTGAGCCGTCTGCGGGGCCCGGCTGATGATCCGGCCCGGCCGAGCGCCCGCGCAGCACGGGTCGTTCTCGACCTTGCTGCGCGCCGGCTCGGGCGGGGATGA
- the gltX gene encoding glutamate--tRNA ligase, with product MTVVTRFAPSPTGFLHIGGARTALFNWLYARHTGGQFLLRIEDTDRQRSTKEAIDAILDGLKWLGLNWDAPEIYQFARAERHAEVARDMLARGRAYHCWCTPEELDAQRAEQRAAGKPVRYDGRCRHRDPATVPAGVKPVVRLLAPSEGETLVDDQVQGMVRFSNDQLDDLVLLRGDGTPTYMLAVVVDDHDMGITHVIRGDDHLTNTARQSLIYQANDWPTPTFAHIPLIHGPDGAKLSKRHGALGVDAYRDMGLLPEAVRNYLLRLGWSHGDDEIISDAQAIEWFDLPAIGRSAARFDMARLTNLNYHYLRTAEDARLVELVVPFIEAKTGKAVDDTGRARLLAGMAGLKERAKTLIELADSAAFYTVDPPFEFTDKAAKILEGGGRDVLAALKPKLEAATAWEDAILEDIARVHAEETGLKLGAVAQPLRAALTGTTVSPPIFEVLRVLGRDEAMKRIAAAV from the coding sequence ATGACCGTCGTCACCCGATTCGCCCCCTCACCCACCGGCTTCCTCCATATCGGCGGCGCACGCACCGCGCTGTTCAATTGGCTGTATGCGCGTCATACCGGCGGACAATTTCTACTCCGGATCGAGGATACCGATCGACAGCGTTCGACCAAAGAGGCGATCGACGCCATCCTCGACGGTCTGAAGTGGCTGGGCCTGAATTGGGACGCCCCGGAGATCTATCAGTTCGCCCGTGCAGAGCGTCATGCCGAGGTCGCGCGCGACATGCTGGCACGCGGCCGCGCCTATCACTGCTGGTGCACACCGGAAGAACTGGACGCCCAGCGGGCCGAGCAACGTGCAGCAGGCAAGCCGGTGCGCTATGACGGCCGCTGCCGCCATCGCGACCCGGCGACCGTTCCGGCCGGCGTGAAGCCGGTGGTTCGCCTGCTCGCGCCATCGGAAGGCGAGACCCTGGTCGATGACCAGGTCCAGGGCATGGTGCGCTTCTCGAACGATCAGCTGGACGATCTCGTTTTGCTGCGCGGGGACGGGACGCCCACCTATATGCTGGCGGTGGTGGTCGATGATCATGACATGGGCATCACCCATGTGATCCGCGGCGACGATCATCTGACCAATACCGCGCGTCAGAGCCTGATCTACCAGGCGAATGACTGGCCGACCCCGACCTTCGCTCATATTCCGCTGATCCACGGCCCCGATGGCGCCAAACTGTCCAAGCGCCATGGGGCGCTGGGGGTGGATGCCTATCGCGATATGGGCCTGTTGCCCGAGGCGGTCCGGAACTACCTGCTGCGTCTGGGCTGGTCACATGGCGATGACGAGATCATCTCCGATGCGCAGGCGATCGAGTGGTTCGACCTGCCGGCCATTGGCCGGAGCGCCGCGCGCTTCGACATGGCCCGGCTGACCAACCTGAACTACCATTACCTGCGTACGGCCGAGGATGCCCGGCTTGTCGAGCTGGTCGTCCCGTTCATCGAGGCCAAGACGGGCAAGGCCGTGGACGATACTGGCCGCGCCCGGCTGCTGGCAGGTATGGCAGGGCTGAAAGAGCGCGCGAAGACTCTGATCGAACTTGCTGATTCTGCGGCCTTTTATACCGTCGATCCGCCCTTCGAATTCACCGATAAGGCCGCCAAGATCCTTGAGGGCGGCGGTCGCGACGTGTTGGCGGCGCTGAAGCCGAAGCTGGAGGCGGCAACCGCCTGGGAAGATGCGATTCTTGAGGATATCGCCCGGGTCCATGCCGAAGAAACCGGGCTGAAACTGGGCGCCGTCGCCCAACCGCTTCGGGCCGCCCTGACCGGCACCACCGTTTCGCCCCCGATCTTCGAGGTGCTGCGCGTCCTCGGCCGGGATGAGGCCATGAAGCGCATCGCGGCCGCAGTCTGA
- the lexA gene encoding transcriptional repressor LexA codes for MLTRKQHELLRFILDRVRATGVAPSFEEMKDALDLKSKSGIHRLILGLEERGFIRRLAHRARAIEVIRLPDGGPFQMPGQMQGDSPTPAPTAMASANPFVSQAAAQRGPRLVEIGGGRMANPVQQDTQPQQQPQRFRSLTRPPLNAPPRLGRAEDSGNVVLPLYGKIAAGTPIEALSDGDRTVEVPATMIPAGSEYFALEVEGDSMIDAGIMNGDTVIIRRTDTADNGTIVVALIDGGEATLKRLRRRGQSVALEPANQHYETRIYRPDQVKVQGQLIALFRRYA; via the coding sequence GTGCTCACACGCAAGCAGCACGAATTGCTGCGGTTCATCCTGGACCGGGTGCGGGCCACAGGGGTGGCGCCGTCCTTCGAAGAGATGAAGGACGCGCTGGACCTCAAGTCCAAATCGGGCATCCATCGCCTTATCCTTGGGCTTGAGGAGCGCGGTTTCATCCGCCGCCTCGCCCACCGGGCGCGGGCGATCGAGGTCATACGCCTGCCGGATGGCGGTCCGTTCCAGATGCCGGGGCAGATGCAGGGCGACAGCCCTACCCCGGCGCCGACTGCCATGGCCTCTGCAAATCCCTTCGTCAGCCAGGCCGCAGCCCAGCGTGGACCGCGTCTGGTTGAGATCGGGGGCGGACGAATGGCCAACCCCGTGCAGCAGGACACCCAGCCTCAGCAACAGCCCCAGCGCTTCCGCAGCCTGACCCGACCGCCGCTGAATGCGCCGCCGCGCCTGGGGCGGGCGGAAGACAGTGGCAATGTGGTACTGCCGCTCTACGGCAAGATTGCCGCCGGTACGCCGATCGAGGCCCTGTCCGATGGTGATCGGACCGTCGAAGTGCCGGCAACCATGATCCCTGCGGGCTCTGAGTATTTCGCGCTCGAAGTCGAAGGCGATTCGATGATCGACGCCGGGATCATGAATGGTGACACCGTCATCATCCGCCGGACCGATACCGCCGATAACGGGACCATTGTCGTTGCGCTGATCGATGGTGGCGAAGCAACGTTGAAGCGTCTGCGCCGCCGGGGGCAGTCGGTGGCGTTGGAGCCGGCGAACCAGCACTATGAAACCCGGATCTACCGGCCGGATCAGGTGAAGGTGCAGGGGCAGCTGATCGCCCTCTTCCGCCGCTACGCCTGA
- the trpC gene encoding indole-3-glycerol phosphate synthase TrpC → MAGDTLARICADKRDHIARMKAETPLAALEARLGEVSAPRGFRDALAGRTAQGMPALIAEVKKASPSKGLIRADFDPASLARAYAAAGAACLSVLTDTPYFQGEDAYLVAARGAVDLPVLRKDFMLDPYQVVEARALGADCILLIMAALDDDQAAELEAAAFDLGMDVLIEVHDRAELDRALRLKSPLLGINNRNLKTLVVNLQTSIDLAAAVPADRELVCESGLDGPDALTRMMGHGMFRFLVGESLMRQSDVEAATRHLLSARAPAAAE, encoded by the coding sequence ATGGCTGGAGATACGCTCGCCCGGATCTGCGCCGACAAGCGCGACCACATCGCCCGCATGAAGGCCGAAACGCCGCTGGCGGCCCTTGAGGCCCGGCTTGGTGAGGTTTCGGCACCTCGCGGCTTCCGCGACGCCCTGGCCGGTAGAACCGCCCAGGGCATGCCTGCGCTGATTGCCGAGGTCAAGAAGGCTTCGCCCTCCAAGGGCCTCATCCGGGCCGATTTCGACCCGGCGTCGCTCGCCCGCGCCTATGCTGCCGCCGGGGCTGCCTGCCTGTCGGTGCTGACGGACACCCCCTATTTCCAGGGCGAAGATGCGTATCTGGTGGCAGCGCGTGGGGCGGTCGACCTGCCGGTGCTGCGCAAGGATTTCATGCTCGATCCTTATCAGGTCGTCGAAGCCAGGGCATTGGGTGCTGACTGCATCCTGCTGATCATGGCGGCGCTGGACGATGATCAGGCGGCTGAACTTGAGGCGGCAGCCTTCGATCTCGGCATGGATGTCCTGATCGAGGTTCATGATCGTGCCGAACTCGATCGTGCCCTTCGATTGAAAAGTCCGCTGCTCGGCATCAATAACCGCAATCTCAAGACCTTGGTGGTTAATCTTCAGACGTCGATCGATCTTGCGGCCGCAGTGCCCGCCGATCGGGAACTGGTCTGTGAAAGCGGCCTCGACGGCCCTGACGCGCTTACCCGCATGATGGGCCACGGCATGTTCCGCTTCCTGGTCGGCGAAAGCCTGATGCGTCAGAGCGATGTTGAGGCGGCGACCCGCCATCTGCTCTCGGCGCGTGCGCCGGCTGCGGCGGAGTAA
- the glp gene encoding gephyrin-like molybdotransferase Glp, with protein sequence MLTVDDARARILADATPLGAETVPLGLARGRVLARDVIARRTQPPQAMSAMDGWALRSTDLANGRRSFRVVGEARAGQGFDGDVGTGEAVRIFTGAPVPTGADLVVIQEDTRITSHHEDGTPAAMYITGEHPDMESGDNIRPAGIDFQTGAVGLQAGRELEARAIALAAAMGHPWLPVHRRPRVALLATGDELARPGEPLGPDSIVDAVSPCLTALFTDAGADVVDLGIAPDIRDQIDAQIATARGADLLVTIGGASVGDHDLVQAALVAAGAGIDFWKIAMRPGKPLMYGRLDGMPVLGLPGNPVSAYVCSVLFALPLIDRLAGRAPRAAASERLPLAAPIAANAMRQHYMRARLLCEPNGQATVLPVRDQDSSLLSALADADVLILRRPHAAAAEPGELVDVLRLDRLG encoded by the coding sequence ATGCTCACCGTCGACGACGCCCGCGCCCGCATCCTTGCAGACGCCACGCCGCTCGGCGCCGAGACGGTACCGCTGGGGCTCGCCCGCGGTCGGGTGCTGGCACGCGATGTGATTGCCCGCCGCACTCAGCCGCCGCAGGCCATGTCGGCCATGGATGGTTGGGCGCTGCGGAGTACCGATCTTGCGAACGGGCGCCGCAGTTTCCGGGTGGTCGGCGAAGCCCGGGCGGGTCAGGGTTTCGATGGTGACGTCGGCACCGGAGAGGCGGTGCGGATCTTCACCGGGGCCCCGGTCCCCACAGGGGCCGATCTGGTCGTGATCCAGGAAGACACGCGGATCACCAGTCATCACGAGGACGGCACACCTGCGGCGATGTACATCACCGGCGAGCATCCCGACATGGAATCCGGCGACAATATCCGGCCGGCCGGCATTGATTTTCAGACCGGCGCGGTCGGTCTCCAGGCCGGCAGGGAGCTGGAAGCCCGCGCGATCGCACTTGCTGCGGCCATGGGACATCCCTGGCTGCCGGTGCACCGGCGCCCGCGGGTGGCGCTTCTCGCCACCGGCGATGAATTGGCCCGGCCGGGGGAGCCGCTCGGCCCGGATTCGATCGTCGATGCCGTCAGCCCCTGCCTCACCGCCCTTTTCACCGATGCCGGCGCCGATGTCGTCGATCTCGGTATCGCCCCTGATATACGCGACCAGATCGACGCTCAGATCGCCACGGCGCGGGGCGCCGACCTGCTGGTCACCATCGGCGGAGCGTCGGTCGGTGACCATGACCTGGTTCAGGCCGCGCTGGTGGCCGCCGGCGCCGGGATCGACTTCTGGAAGATCGCCATGCGCCCGGGCAAGCCGCTGATGTATGGCCGGCTCGATGGCATGCCGGTGCTGGGACTGCCGGGCAATCCCGTCTCGGCCTATGTCTGCAGCGTGCTCTTCGCACTGCCGCTCATTGACCGGCTGGCGGGCCGCGCGCCGCGCGCCGCCGCTTCCGAGCGGCTGCCGCTGGCAGCGCCGATCGCCGCAAATGCGATGCGTCAGCATTACATGCGGGCCCGTCTTTTGTGCGAGCCCAACGGCCAGGCGACAGTGCTGCCGGTTCGCGATCAGGACAGTTCGCTGCTGTCGGCCCTGGCCGACGCCGATGTCCTGATTCTCCGCCGCCCGCATGCAGCTGCGGCGGAACCGGGCGAACTGGTCGATGTTCTGCGCCTTGATCGCCTCGGCTGA
- the trpD gene encoding anthranilate phosphoribosyltransferase: MTSDTTGPDFRALIARAADGHALNREEARQAFRLMMGGEATPAQIGGFLMALRVRGETVEEITAGAEVMRAKATTVKVPAGAIDTCGTGGDARGTYNISTAAALIVAACGVPVAKHGNRALSSKSGSADVLKALGLNIDADLERVERAGREAGFCFLMAPRHHAAMLNVAGPRVELGTRTIFNLLGPLANPAGATRQLIGVFAERWVEPVAQVLRNLGSERAWVVHGRDGLDEITVTDETAVSELKDGEVTSFKVAPEMFGLSRHPAEALKGGDAQTNAAAILAMLDGAPGALRDIALLNAGAALLVAGVAGDVGQGIAMARDALDQGRAKAVLDRVIAITNGREG, encoded by the coding sequence ATGACTTCCGACACCACCGGCCCGGATTTCCGGGCGCTGATCGCCCGCGCCGCCGACGGCCATGCCCTGAACCGCGAAGAGGCCCGTCAGGCCTTCCGGTTGATGATGGGCGGCGAGGCGACGCCGGCGCAGATCGGCGGATTTCTGATGGCGCTCCGCGTGCGGGGCGAAACGGTTGAGGAAATCACCGCGGGCGCCGAAGTGATGCGGGCCAAGGCCACGACGGTCAAGGTACCGGCCGGAGCGATCGACACCTGCGGCACCGGCGGCGACGCACGCGGCACCTACAACATTTCGACCGCGGCCGCCCTGATCGTCGCGGCCTGTGGCGTGCCGGTGGCCAAGCATGGCAACCGCGCACTCTCCTCCAAATCCGGGTCGGCCGACGTGCTCAAAGCGCTGGGGCTTAACATCGATGCCGATCTGGAGCGCGTGGAACGGGCCGGGCGCGAGGCGGGTTTCTGCTTTCTGATGGCCCCGCGCCACCATGCCGCGATGCTGAACGTCGCCGGCCCCCGAGTGGAGCTCGGCACGCGGACCATCTTCAACCTGCTGGGCCCGCTTGCCAATCCGGCCGGCGCGACCCGCCAGTTGATCGGTGTCTTCGCCGAGCGCTGGGTGGAGCCGGTCGCCCAGGTTCTACGCAATCTCGGCTCGGAACGCGCCTGGGTGGTCCATGGCCGCGACGGCCTGGACGAGATCACCGTCACCGACGAAACCGCCGTCTCGGAACTGAAGGACGGCGAGGTCACGAGTTTCAAGGTCGCACCCGAAATGTTCGGCCTTTCGCGGCATCCGGCAGAGGCATTGAAGGGCGGTGACGCCCAGACCAATGCCGCGGCGATCCTGGCGATGCTGGATGGCGCGCCCGGCGCGCTCCGCGACATCGCCCTGCTCAATGCCGGTGCAGCCCTGCTGGTGGCCGGCGTTGCCGGCGATGTCGGCCAGGGCATCGCCATGGCCCGCGACGCCCTGGATCAGGGCCGCGCCAAGGCGGTTCTGGACAGGGTCATCGCGATCACCAACGGCCGGGAGGGCTGA
- a CDS encoding ComEC/Rec2 family competence protein, with translation MSLAEEMGEEPAAAPRRSIGEPLYRAFIAEQDRWRLWSAVFFATGCGSYFGMVEEPPVWLGAVLTLGALGLGIVLRSRLPWVALALFACAWTAAGFWSAVTGTRLVDAPMLLRPVQGEVIGRVLAVEPDGRGGGRLLIIPTAIDRLTAGALPARVRITVRQGPVPRPGDGVRLRASLSPPSLPVVPGGHDFARSAFFQGLGGIGFAYARPEIVPTPPPSEIFQTIREAVERLRLDLDAVIRAAAPGEGGAVLSAMVTGLRGAIGDQTETAMRDSGLAHLISISGLHMTMVAGLIFGAVRLVMAFLPRVSDRWPGRKIAALAALLGAAAYLAVGGFAVPTQRAFVMTGLGLLAILTDRPVLSLPLVASSAIVVLVLQPAALIGPSFQMSFAAVVALIALYESPTVRRLAGLDAGTTRGLPMRAAAWVFGLLATSMIAGAATAPYAAYAFGRASGYGLVSNLVAVPVTGFWIMPVALTGSLLSLVSESAAGICFAFAARGMELVIATATTVAGWPGAVVPVAGFSVTALLLMTFGGLWLVIWRRAWRWAGLAAIALGLVLAARPALPDLFLSGDGRSIALRGFDGALYAMTPERDRFVLDQWAEKLGTLAIRDMAEVAHCDGDDLCRLERAGLRIAITRGRSRLAEACAAAELVVAGADPRRDVAHPGRPDGCATITLVERTGRGFGGGAVTIRLDEARPVMEGVVGPRGDRPWTR, from the coding sequence ATGAGCCTGGCGGAAGAGATGGGGGAAGAGCCGGCAGCGGCGCCCCGTCGCAGTATCGGGGAACCGCTGTATCGCGCCTTCATCGCCGAGCAGGACAGATGGCGGCTGTGGAGTGCGGTCTTTTTCGCGACCGGCTGCGGAAGCTATTTCGGCATGGTGGAGGAACCGCCGGTCTGGCTGGGGGCCGTGCTCACACTGGGCGCCCTCGGCCTCGGCATCGTCCTCAGATCCCGGCTGCCATGGGTCGCCCTGGCGCTCTTCGCCTGTGCCTGGACGGCGGCGGGCTTCTGGTCGGCGGTCACCGGCACGCGGCTGGTCGATGCTCCCATGCTGCTACGTCCGGTTCAGGGGGAGGTGATCGGTCGTGTGCTGGCGGTAGAGCCCGACGGGCGTGGTGGCGGGCGGCTTCTGATCATCCCGACCGCGATCGACCGTCTTACTGCCGGGGCTCTTCCGGCCCGGGTGCGGATTACCGTCCGGCAGGGGCCGGTACCGCGACCGGGCGACGGGGTGCGCCTGCGCGCGAGCCTGTCGCCACCCTCGCTGCCCGTCGTACCGGGCGGCCATGATTTCGCCAGGAGTGCCTTTTTTCAGGGGCTTGGCGGTATTGGCTTCGCCTATGCCCGACCGGAGATCGTGCCGACACCGCCACCGTCCGAAATCTTTCAGACCATACGCGAAGCCGTGGAACGGCTGCGTCTCGACCTGGATGCGGTCATACGCGCGGCCGCACCGGGCGAGGGCGGGGCGGTGCTCTCCGCCATGGTCACAGGACTGAGAGGGGCGATCGGCGACCAGACGGAAACGGCGATGCGCGACAGCGGTCTTGCCCATCTGATCTCCATCTCGGGTCTGCACATGACGATGGTTGCGGGGCTGATCTTCGGCGCGGTCCGACTGGTCATGGCTTTTCTGCCCCGCGTCTCGGACCGCTGGCCGGGGCGGAAGATCGCAGCCCTGGCCGCCCTGCTGGGGGCTGCGGCCTATCTTGCCGTCGGCGGTTTTGCCGTGCCCACCCAGCGTGCCTTTGTCATGACGGGGCTGGGCCTGCTTGCCATCCTGACCGACCGGCCGGTGCTGTCCTTGCCTCTCGTGGCGAGCTCTGCGATCGTCGTGCTGGTGCTGCAGCCGGCAGCGCTGATCGGTCCCAGCTTTCAGATGAGCTTCGCGGCGGTCGTCGCGCTGATCGCGCTCTATGAAAGCCCGACCGTCCGGCGCCTCGCCGGCCTTGACGCCGGCACCACCCGTGGACTGCCGATGCGGGCGGCCGCATGGGTGTTTGGTCTGCTTGCGACCTCGATGATCGCCGGTGCGGCCACGGCCCCTTATGCCGCCTATGCCTTCGGACGGGCGAGCGGCTATGGCCTTGTCTCGAATCTGGTGGCCGTGCCCGTCACCGGCTTCTGGATCATGCCCGTCGCACTGACCGGCAGCCTGCTCAGCCTCGTCTCGGAAAGCGCAGCCGGCATCTGCTTCGCCTTCGCGGCACGCGGCATGGAACTGGTGATTGCGACCGCAACCACCGTTGCAGGCTGGCCGGGGGCGGTGGTACCGGTCGCGGGTTTCAGCGTGACGGCCCTGCTGTTGATGACCTTCGGCGGGCTGTGGCTGGTGATCTGGCGGCGCGCCTGGCGCTGGGCGGGCCTCGCCGCCATCGCCCTGGGGCTCGTGCTGGCGGCCCGGCCGGCATTGCCGGACCTGTTTCTGTCAGGAGATGGGCGCAGCATAGCCCTCCGCGGGTTCGATGGCGCCCTCTATGCCATGACGCCGGAGCGTGACCGTTTCGTGCTCGACCAATGGGCGGAAAAACTCGGGACGCTCGCCATCCGAGATATGGCAGAGGTCGCTCATTGTGACGGCGACGATCTGTGCCGGCTTGAACGGGCAGGACTTCGGATCGCGATAACCCGCGGACGCAGCCGGCTGGCGGAGGCCTGTGCCGCTGCGGAGCTTGTGGTCGCCGGTGCCGATCCCCGCCGTGATGTCGCTCATCCCGGCCGGCCCGACGGCTGTGCCACCATCACGCTGGTCGAGCGCACCGGCCGTGGCTTTGGGGGCGGCGCGGTCACGATTCGTCTCGATGAGGCCCGGCCGGTGATGGAAGGGGTTGTGGGTCCGCGGGGTGACCGGCCTTGGACCAGGTGA